The sequence below is a genomic window from Streptomyces sp. B21-105.
TCCAGGTCACCTCCAGCAACTTCCCCCGCTGGGACCGCAACCTCAACACGGGCGAACCCGAGGAGCGCGCGACCACGGCCCGAGTGGCCCGCCAGCAGGTCTTCCACGACCCCACCCGGCCCTCCCGCATCATCCTGCCCGTGGTGCCTGCGGCCTGACCGCAAGCGACGGGAAGGCCGACCGATCGGCTGCTCCAGTGGGCAAGAGCGCCGGAGCAGTCATGTCGGCTCGGTCGAAGAGCGGCAGGCACCCTGCGGCAGAGGCGATGACCTCCCACGGGCGCCTGCCCCTCGGCAAACGCCGCGGTGAAGATTCCTCGGTCAGCAGACCGACCGGGTTCCGCTCGACCGGCCTGCGATGGCGAGGCCGGATCCGGAGGCGGCGGCCACCCGGTCGAGTACGGCACCGAGGGCCTGGGCCAAGGGGGCACGAGTGGCCCGCCTGCTCGATCTGATGCCAGAGTTGGCCACCGCATGCCAGTACCCGGATCCCGAGGGCGTGCAACAACAGGCCCTGGACCTGGAGTTTGAGCCCAACACGGATCCACTGCGCCGAATGCTCTTGGAGTTCATCGTCGGCAGGCCCGGCGGGCGGATGGTCGAGGACCTTCAGCAGTACACGCTGTTCGAGACGGTCTACCGTCCCGCGCAGGTAATCTCGCTCATCGAGAAGACGCGGGACGGCAAGGTCGTCGCAACAGGGCCACGCCGTGTCACCAAGAAGACCCGGGTGTTCCGTACGCCGAGAAGCCTGGACAAAGCGAGCTTTTTAGGGCTGATACGTCGCGTTGGCGGGTTCCACGGCTTGAGCTGTGCGCGCGGCGGCGAAGACAGCCCTGCGGGCACTGAACGGGTCGTGGGTCGTGGGCAGCCCTGGGTGGGTCGCCAGTACGGCGGCCAGTCGCCTGCACTCTTCCCGGGCTGCGAGCCACCGCTCTCGTTCTGCGTGCGTGAGGTCGATTCGTCCCGCCGCGATGTCCGCTCCCACCGGGAGGGTGTCGGCGAGTGCCTTCAGGCGCTGAAGGGCGGAGTCCAACGCCGGCCTCGCCGCCACTACAGCGCCGGGAATCTCCCAGCCGTCCACGCTCCAAGTGGACCTGTACTCGGGCGGCGGTTCCTTCGACAGCCAGTCGGGGACATCGATGGGATCGCCACTGTCGCAGGGACGCGCGAGGATCGGGTAGATCGCCGTCGGCGCGGCAAACCGGATCCGCTTGATGCTCAGAATGCGGCGCGAGCCGTATTGAGCGGGCGTGCCCGCGCCCGGGCGAAATCGGGCGACGGGCCGGTGCAGATCGCGAGAATGTACAAACTAACGAAGGTGTCGGCCGTCAAAGCGCGCACGCAGGCCATCAATGAGCTCAAGTCCCCCCTGATTACTGCGGATTCTGCCTTGCGGGAAGAACTGGCCGGACTGGGCAATGCCGAACTCTTCCGGACCTGTACGCGGTTCGCCGCGCGAGCAGTTGCGAGGAGGAGGACGGTGAGGAGTGGGTGCTGCAGGCCACTCGGATCACGCTGGGTCTGCTGGCTCACCGGATCGGCCAGCTCTCCGAGCAGATTCGGGAGGTGGACGTTCGTCTGACCCGGCTTGTGGAACGGCATGCCCCACAGCTGCTCGACGTGGTGGGGATCGGCCCGGACACGGCGGTCACGTTGCTGATCACGGTGGGGGACAACCCGGAACGGCTGGACAGCGAGGCGTCGTTCGCCGCGCTGTGCGGTGTCAGCCCTGTCGAGCGTTCCTCGGGACGCAGGCGATTCCGTCGCCTCAACCGCGGCGGCGACCGGCAGGCCAGCGCCGCGCTTCACCGCATCGTGTTCACCCGCCTGCGGGTCGACCCGCGCACTCAGGACTAATACGAGCGGCGGATCAAGGAGGGCGAGACGCGGCGCGAAATCGTCCGCTGTCTCAAACGCTACGCGGCCCGGGAGGTCTTCCACCTGGTAAAACAGCTACAGCCAGCCGTTGCTCAGAGCCTCAGCGGCTCTCAGCATTCCGGGCATTCCGGCCCGGAAGGTCCGTCTCATCACCAGAGCGTGAGGGCTTCGGCTTGAGTACGGTCTCTCGCTTCCGTCTGCCGCTGGTGCGGCAGGGTTGCGCCACCTGCCCGCCCCGCGCTCGCCTTGCGGCGGGGGCGGGTGGCGCGGGTCTTGTGGTCGGCTCCACGAGGCTTCGACACCGCCGGGGCGGTGTCCTGGTCTCCGGCCACTCCGGTACCAGTCACGCAGGCTGCCGCGAGAGCGGCGAGGTTGAGTGCGGCGTTGTCGTCCCGGTCGAGAACCAGGCCGCAGGCGTCGCATTCGTACGTCCGGACGTGCAGCGGCAGCTTGGCTTTCACCGCGCCGCACCCGGAACAGGTCTTCGAGGACGGGTACCAGCGGTCCGCGACCACCATGCGGGGGCGTGGCGCTGGAGGGTCTTGTAGTCGAGCTGGCGGCGAATCTCCCCGAACCCGGCGTCGGCGATACGGCGGGCCAGGCGCCGGTTGCGGAGCATCCCGGCGACGTTGAGGTCCTCGACGACGACAGTGCCGTACTCGGCCGCGACACTCGTGGTGAGCTTGTGCAGGGCGTCTTCGCGGAGGTTCGCGACGCGGTGGTGGACCTTGTTCCGCTGGGCGTTGGCCTTCTCCCACCGCTTCGAGGGCTTCTGGCCGGTCCTGCGGTCGGGGCCCTGGCGGCGGGAGACGACACGGGACGCGCGGCGCAACTGTTTGCGCGCCTGGTCGTAGTGTCCGGGGTTCGCGACGGTGCGGATCTCGCCCGTGCTGTCGGCCGTCACCGCGAGGGTCTTCACCCCGAGATCGATGCCGACCGTCACGTCCGGGCGCGTGACGCGCTCGAGGTCGTGCTTCACCTCTGCCTGGAAGGACACGAACCAGCGTCCGCGTTCATGCCGGACCGTCGCGGACAGGATCCGGGCCGTCCCGCCCTGGACACGGTTGAGGAGCTTGTGCGTCGGCTCGTGGACGCGGACCGTGCCCAGCCGGGGCAGCGTCACGTGCCGGCCGTCGGTGTCGACACGGATCGTGCCGGTGGTGAACCGGCAGGACGGACGAGCCTTCCGCTTCGACTTGAACCGGGGCGCGCCCACCCGCTTGCCGCGACGCTTGCCGTTCTTCGACTTCGCGTAGTTGTCGAACGCGGCCGACGCGTTGGCCAGGCCGGTGCTGTACGCCTCCTTGGAGTTCTCCTGCCACCAGGACGCGAAACGCGGGTCGGTGTACTTGGCGGTGTTGAACGCCTTCCGCAGGGCGGGCAGCGACCACGGCCGCCACTCGGTCAGGTCCTCCTCGGGGACGCCGTAGGTCTCCTCGGCCTTCCGCTGCCACCACGAGGCGGTCACCCAGCCGACAGCCCAGTTGTAGGCGGCCCGCGCGGCACCGCAGTGCGAGCGCGACGCGGCCTCCTGGGCGGCGTTCGGGTCCAGGGCGAAGCGGAACGCCTGGACCACGAACCCGGGCTGCGGCTGGAACTTCTTCACTCGGCGGCCTCGCCGGTCGCTACGGCCACCGCGCGGGCGGCCCGGTTCTTCGCAGCCCGCCGCCCGTACAAGCGCGCACACATCGACGTCAGTACCTCGGTGATGTCCCGCACCAGGTCATCGGCGGTCTCGGCGGGGTCGAGGACGACCAGCCGCCGCCCGGACGCCGATAGCACGGCCTCCAGGTGCTCGACGCCGAACCGGGCCAGCCGGTCGCGGTGCTCCACCACGATCACCGCCGCTTGCGGGTCGGACAGCAGCCGGTGCAGCTTGCGGCGCCGCCCGTTCAGCCCCGAGCCGACCTCGGTCACGACCTGCGCAACCGGCAGGCCGAGCCCGGTAGCTCCTTGGACCACGCGGGCGACCTGCCGGTCAAGGTCCGGCTTCTGGTCCGCCGATGAGACCCGGCAGTACGCCACGACCCGGCCGGATGCCTCCGAGGCGGGCTCGTCGACCAGCCACGTCCCGGATGGCGTCTGGCGCACAGGGACCGGCATACGGCCCTCTTTCGCCCACGCCCACGCGGTCTGGTAGTGCACGCCGTTGCGTGCCGCCCACTCGGAAAGCTTCACACGATCAAGATAGCAGATGAGAAACACTGAGGTTTACTGATGAACCACGCAGCAGTTGTCAGCCCCCCGCTCATAGGGGCTGTGTGAGAGCGGCGTTCGACGAGGAGCCGGCAGGTGCAGCCCGTCGGGGGTTTCTGAGTAGGCGGGGTTGCAGCGTCCGGGGTGGGCATCATTGTCGTCGTCATCATCGGAACAAGGACGCGGCGACGACACGCGGCTTACACCCGATGCACAGTACGTGACTCGGGAACTCTCCGCGACCAACCAGGCTCGATGATTTGTTTATGCAAAGTTCAGCGCTCTTTTGACGGATCTGCTGCACTGCCTGCCCCTCGAGGCCACGCGGGCGCCCATCACAGCACCACCACCGAGCGCAGGACGTTTCCGTGGTGCATCCGCTCGAACGCCTTCTCCACCTCATCTAGTTGGATCGTCTCGGTCACGAACGCGCCCAGGTCCAGGCGGCCTTGCAGGTGCAGGTCGATCAGCATCGGGAAGTCACGGGAGGGCAGGC
It includes:
- the tnpB gene encoding IS607 family element RNA-guided endonuclease TnpB: MKKFQPQPGFVVQAFRFALDPNAAQEAASRSHCGAARAAYNWAVGWVTASWWQRKAEETYGVPEEDLTEWRPWSLPALRKAFNTAKYTDPRFASWWQENSKEAYSTGLANASAAFDNYAKSKNGKRRGKRVGAPRFKSKRKARPSCRFTTGTIRVDTDGRHVTLPRLGTVRVHEPTHKLLNRVQGGTARILSATVRHERGRWFVSFQAEVKHDLERVTRPDVTVGIDLGVKTLAVTADSTGEIRTVANPGHYDQARKQLRRASRVVSRRQGPDRRTGQKPSKRWEKANAQRNKVHHRVANLREDALHKLTTSVAAEYGTVVVEDLNVAGMLRNRRLARRIADAGFGEIRRQLDYKTLQRHAPAWWSRTAGTRPRRPVPGAAR
- a CDS encoding IS607 family transposase is translated as MKLSEWAARNGVHYQTAWAWAKEGRMPVPVRQTPSGTWLVDEPASEASGRVVAYCRVSSADQKPDLDRQVARVVQGATGLGLPVAQVVTEVGSGLNGRRRKLHRLLSDPQAAVIVVEHRDRLARFGVEHLEAVLSASGRRLVVLDPAETADDLVRDITEVLTSMCARLYGRRAAKNRAARAVAVATGEAAE
- a CDS encoding transposase, with the translated sequence MLQATRITLGLLAHRIGQLSEQIREVDVRLTRLVERHAPQLLDVVGIGPDTAVTLLITVGDNPERLDSEASFAALCGVSPVERSSGRRRFRRLNRGGDRQASAALHRIVFTRLRVDPRTQD
- a CDS encoding zinc ribbon domain-containing protein, which codes for MKAKLPLHVRTYECDACGLVLDRDDNAALNLAALAAACVTGTGVAGDQDTAPAVSKPRGADHKTRATRPRRKASAGRAGGATLPHQRQTEARDRTQAEALTLW